The Akkermansia sp. N21116 genome includes a region encoding these proteins:
- a CDS encoding SDR family oxidoreductase → MRGLAFGLASSRPLVGKVAVVTGAAGVLCSVMARSLLKAGAKVALLGRTESKLVALQQQLAEEGLTQTIILAADVLDKAALEQACDKLVAAWGKLDILLNGAGGNDPRGTTPAEQCTPDTPEKDGFFGMDMEGFEYVNRLNMIGTILPSQIFGKLLTKTQGTIVNISSMAAFLPLTKVGAYGSAKAAVENFTKWLATHLAPMGIRVNAIAPGFFITNQNRFLMMEQDGVTPTARGKKVIAKTPMRRFGEPEDLCGALKFLVSNEAGFITGITIPVDGGFLAFSGV, encoded by the coding sequence TTGCGAGGCCTGGCTTTTGGACTGGCATCCAGCCGTCCCCTGGTCGGTAAAGTAGCCGTTGTCACGGGAGCCGCCGGAGTCCTCTGCTCCGTCATGGCCCGCAGTCTCCTGAAGGCGGGAGCCAAGGTAGCCCTTCTTGGCAGGACAGAATCCAAACTCGTCGCACTCCAGCAACAACTGGCGGAAGAAGGCCTGACTCAGACGATCATCCTCGCAGCAGACGTCCTTGACAAGGCGGCCTTGGAACAGGCTTGCGACAAATTGGTTGCCGCCTGGGGCAAACTCGACATCCTTCTCAACGGAGCCGGAGGCAACGATCCGCGCGGGACTACACCCGCCGAACAATGCACCCCGGACACTCCGGAAAAGGACGGATTCTTCGGCATGGATATGGAAGGCTTCGAGTACGTTAACCGCCTGAACATGATCGGGACGATCCTGCCCTCGCAGATCTTCGGCAAACTGTTGACGAAGACCCAAGGTACCATCGTCAACATCTCCTCCATGGCCGCCTTCCTGCCCCTCACCAAAGTCGGTGCCTACGGTTCCGCCAAAGCTGCCGTAGAGAATTTCACCAAGTGGCTTGCCACACATCTGGCCCCCATGGGCATCCGCGTCAATGCCATTGCTCCCGGTTTCTTCATCACCAACCAGAATCGCTTCCTGATGATGGAACAGGATGGAGTTACTCCTACGGCCCGAGGTAAAAAAGTAATCGCCAAAACACCGATGCGCCGTTTCGGTGAACCGGAAGACCTGTGCGGTGCCCTCAAG